From Coccinella septempunctata chromosome 4, icCocSept1.1, whole genome shotgun sequence, a single genomic window includes:
- the LOC123312253 gene encoding uncharacterized protein LOC123312253 isoform X2 translates to MDINVESFSKNLLDKLEQLKCPICLDIVDKTRELPCKHVFCSNCLETYKKEKNAIVCPLCKKALSKRKILSRDAALDSLCSFVRALGEDIKVHHKTDLKTFFSRVPKGPILPNFTNRNESLDFIPQSSDEIMKPSTSKKDYVKKSCRKRNLNESKFSIETAPKPNKLDIKKSSLTEKKTKTKPKIGLSRKQNKAKIDDSAITLKPKHVHQNELPHKPSENKKILQWLHDTRNQFERFSQTQPHITEKDTQQDIDMPSVSQIYMNKRRLGKISKEVQKDQVKISKDQNITKRKAQSIGNSPQNKLKSIRRHSLECTSPVKMKQYENLHQLNSIENQLIIDIMEKEVLDVIDKEISGGKNKIPDFSSEQNIHIYNPKVTNTDEDKFLDQLENEMSERSSDIKKDSPVQKSLNRTETNQENKSKSSWKSIRKFRKTIGKKKVPKKLDISLLSTQKSNKKDVGTKINTSDPLVNIDKTVTVGKTVDFQKMEEYFSTAIPKMIEKNMVETSSQEIVNDKDMYQKDSEANQVGKDNDSDIYVYQTQPLSEEMVDPKTDKISYAARLTKQLETILQQLTKDEGIQMNELSSLYPSIESIFKIFDKLKDKKAHQSQISPESKKQRKFSEKHIQTDMLSLDGFTITPNAAFKSLIHEDVATQTNNFCLDCPHFSSGKKNSTPTPSSSLMMDIDSQRNVENGKNSKSKKPSQSMLNQEYSVSKSQLEIANLQKKSPSLNDINFEKQISVNESMNKGHNDSEIVVGKILELCNTQNNVSFIQPTIKKTPNRSQMSINHSSSRPKNNSNESRSNSRVGNDTSQGSGIMCSVPQSRVNRRLMFEKAMKERTELEQNLKRMRTVDSTSDSDEERPYKVKCNRFVQNDLSIEFDSESLHDNSQCSRYCDVEMEEAHEEHPGVEKKSVFHENSENIQPKTKHSYENTQADTLLNYCDELIEKANKHILEEDLLSEQKDFNLSQILSENDKKNISNHERLNQSVTERQVKTQQDIEKIKTQDLLKHYDELIEKASRQIETENDDRHTQKVRNTNIKSPITSKHTDCLEEEQNLETKIKLIKTQELLDDCNILIGNATEEIGRNEMSSSHKDSNTRSQNDDEFFCQNLDQLDNVLEKENIRAVLSRDKFSESLFGSCKENSIYQTSSVENKITESNNLLCTPKRKSSVKEHNIGRKKENAAKGNGENSDEEIFSDADVVDTTPQKSVSFIERLSCSQIVNQNFKISLHIQEDTENIPASINIVPPPPGFDDEIPIEEKVNSEPNIQNSERESESVIPNSISPQKFEVPSKRKPLVAANVNTVKFAVPQEMTTLSQQFMKVSPICKEKSKNLNVIEMVRQSKFSPLTIVPKTNTSVLTSTPKQKSILSYVKSKISQEESTSTSQKPKPCIAFTRLNNAETLCVHSLCNRNLVTRQDKFGPEVTHMIVSVDKHNNVKDHTIKFISAIAAGIWVVNIKWVQECLSQNCIVNEEPFEVLDITGIPSPRISRLTRVVNPLLKGFKFYIPRSFAQTSAEDVKNIIQLLQGVVVSSIEEFKDRGEYTCIIISELVDTEDYNQYEDWLSSYKILTVDINWLSLSVSRYKILSLRPHLLCSDDSIDELGYPSDLVVDVPTSLTQDVTYD, encoded by the exons ATGGATATTAATGTAGAaagtttttccaaaaatttattGGACAAATTAGAGCAATTAAAATGTCCAATTTG TCTTGATATTGTTGACAAAACTAGAGAGTTACCTTGTAAGCATGTATTTTGTTCTAACTGTTTGGAAACgtacaaaaaagaaaagaatgCTATTGTTTGTCCATTGTGCAAAAAAGCATTATCTAAAAGAAAGATATTAAGTCGTGATGCTGCTTTGGATTCGTTATGTAGCTTTGTTAGAGCGTTGGGTGAAGATATTAAAGTACATCACAAAACAGATC TAAAGACATTCTTCAGTAGAGTACCCAAAGGACCCATATTACCTAACTTTACTAACAGAAATGAATCACTTGATTTTATTCCTCAGTCttcagatgaaattatgaaGCCATCTACTTCAAAAAAAGATTATGTTAAGAAGTCATGCAGGAAAAGAAACTTGAATGAGTCTAAATTCAGCATTGAAACTG CCCCAAAACCTAATAAACTTGATATAAAGAAAAGCTCACTCACTGAAAAGAAGACAAAAACCAAACCCAAGATAGGGTTATCCCGCAAACAAAACAAAGCAAAAATAGATGATTCAGCTATTACTTTGAAGCCAAAACATGTTCATCAAAATGAGCTTCCACATAAAccttcagaaaataaaaaaatattacagtGGTTACATGATACAAGAAATCAATTTGAAAGATTCAGCCAGACTCAACCTCATATAACTGAGAAAGATACACAACAAGATATTGATATGCCATCAGTTTCTCAAATATATATGAATAAGAGGAGGTTAGGTAAAATATCAAAAGAAGTTCAAAAGGATCAAGTAAAGATAAGTAAGGACCAAAATATTACTAAACGAAAAGCACAATCTATAGGTAATTCAcctcaaaataaattgaaaagtataagaaGGCATTCATTAGAATGTACCTCTCCAgtaaaaatgaaacaatatgAGAATTTGCATCAATTAAATTCCATTGAAAATCAACTTATTATTGATATAATGGAGAAAGAGGTACTTGATGTTATTGATAAAGAAATATCTGGTGGTAAGAATAAAATCCCTGATTTTTCTAGTGAACAAAATATTCATATCTATAATCCAAAAGTAACGAATACAGATGAAGATAAATTTTTGGATCAATTGGAGAATGAAATGTCAGAAAGATCTAGTGATATTAAAAAAGACAGTCCTGTACAGAAAAGTCTTAATAGAACTGAGACCAATCaggaaaataaatcaaaatcaTCTTGGAAGAgcataagaaaattcagaaaaacaatTGGTAAAAAGAAGGTACCTAAAAAGTTGGATATAAGTCTTCtttcaacccaaaaatcaaataaaaaggATGTAGGAACTAAAATAAACACAAGTGATCCTCTTGTAAATATAGATAAAACCGTTACAGTTGGTAAAACAGTGGACTTTCAGAAAATGGAAGAATACTTCAGCACAGCAATTCctaaaatgattgaaaaaaacatGGTGGAAACCTCTAGTCAGGAAATTGTGAATGACAAAGATATGTATCAGAAAGATTCTGAAGCAAATCAAGTAGGAAAAGATAATGACTCTGACATATATGTTTATCAAACACAACCATTATCTGAAGAAATGGTTGATCCAAAAACTGATAAAATAAGTTATGCTGCTAGACTGACCAAACAGTTGGAAACAATTCTACAACAGTTAACCAAGGACGAaggaattcaaatgaatgaACTTTCTAGCCTCTACCCTTCTATTGAAAGTATTTTTAAGATATTTGACAAATTAAAGGATAAGAAAGCTCATCAATCACAAATATCACCTGAAAGTAAGAAGCAAAGAAAATTTTCTGAGAAACATATTCAAACAGATATGCTTTCATTAGATGGCTTCACAATAACTCCAAATGCAGCTTTCAAATCTTTAATTCATGAAGATGTTGCAACACAGACCAACAATTTCTGCCTTGACTGTCCCCACTTTTCTTCAGGGAAAAAAAACAGCACCCCTACACCTTCATCTTCACTAATGATGGATATTGACAGTCAAAGAAATGTCGAGAAtgggaaaaattcaaaatcaaaaaaacCAAGTCAATCAATGTTGAATCAAGAATATTCTGTGTCCAAATCACAATTGGAAATAGCTAACTTACAAAAGAAGTCTCCTTCATTGaatgatataaattttgaaaagcaAATTTCAGTCAATGAGAGCATGAATAAAGGACATAATGATAGTGAAATTGTGGTGGGTAAAATTTTAGAACTATGCAATACACAAAACAATGTTTCCTTCATCCAACCTACCATAAAGAAAACCCCTAATCGATCACAAATGAGCATAAATCATTCTTCATCAAGACCcaaaaataattctaatgaGAGTAGATCAAATTCCAGAGTGGGCAACGATACAAGTCAAGGGTCTGGTATTATGTGTAGTGTTCCTCAATCAAGAGTAAATCGCAGGCTTATGTTCGAGAAGGCAATGAAGGAAAGGACCGAACTGGAGCAAAATCTTAAGAGAATGAGAACAGTAGACTCAACATCAGATTCTGATGAAGAGAGGCCATATAAAGTTAAATGCAATCgatttgttcaaaatgatcTGAGTATTGAATTTGATTCTGAAAGTTTACATGATAATAGCCAGTGTTCGAGGTATTGTGATGTGGAAATGGAAGAG GCTCACGAAGAGCATCCTGGTGTTGAGAAGAAGTCAGTTTTCCATGAAAACAGTGAAAATATTCAACCAAAGACAAAACACTCATATGAAAATACCCAAGCTGATACTTTACTGAATTACTGCGATGAACTAATTGAAAAAGCTAACAAACATATCTTAGAAGAAGATCTGTTGTCCGAACAAAAGGATTTCAATTTATCACAAATATTATcagaaaatgataaaaaaaatatctcaAATCACGAAAGATTAAACCAATCTGTAACTGAAAGGCAGGTTAAAACCCAACAAGACATCGAAAAAATTAAGACTCAAGATCTTCTTAAACACTATGATGAGTTAATTGAAAAAGCTAGTAGACAAATAGAAACCGAAAATGATGATCGCCACACACAAAAAGTACGGAACACCAATATAAAAAGTCCAATAACTTCCAAACATACTGACTGTCTTGAGGAAGAGCAAAATCTTGaaacgaaaataaaattaataaaaaccCAAGAACTTCTGGATgattgtaatatattaattggaAATGCTACAGAGGAAATAGGAAGAAATGAAATGAGCTCCTCGCATAAGGACAGTAATACTCGATCTCAAAATGATGATGAATTTTTCTGTCAAAATTTGGATCAATTGGATAATGTTTTAGAGAAAGAAAATATACGAGCTGTGCTATCCAGAGATAAATTTTCAGAATCATTATTTGGATCTTGCAAAGAAAATTCAATCTATCAGACTTCATCCgtagaaaataaaataacagAATCAAACAATTTATTATGTACTCCAAAACGTAAAAGCTCAGTGAAAGAACACAACATTGGGAGAAAAAAGGAAAATGCCGCCAAAGGAAATGGGGAAAATTCCGATGAGGAAATATTTTCGGATGCAGACGTAGTAGACACTACTCCTCAGAAATCAGTTAGTTTCATAGAGAG GCTCAGTTGTTCCCAAATtgtgaaccaaaatttcaaaatttcattgcacATTCAAGAAGATACCGAAAATATTCCTGCGAGTATAAATATTGTGCCACCACCTCCCGGATTTGACGACGAAATCCCtatagaagaaaaagttaattCGGAACCCAATATACAAAACAGTGAAAGAGAATCTGAGAGTGTTATACCCAATTCAATATCTCCTCAAAAATTTGAAGTGCCATCAAAAAGAAAGCCATTAGTTGCAGCTAATGTAAACACTGTAAAGTTTGCTGTGCCCCAAGAGATGACGACTTTATCACAACAATTCATGAAGGTTTCTCCCatttgtaaagaaaaatccAAAAACCTCAACGTGATAGAAATGGTCAGACAGTCGAAATTTTCACCTTTAACAATTGTCCCCAAAACCAATACATCAGTGTTAACTAGTACACCGAAACAAAAAAGTATTTTGAGTTATGTAAAATCGAAAATATCACAAGAAGAAAG CACTTCAACATCACAAAAGCCTAAACCCTGCATTGCTTTCACTAGGCTGAATAACGCAGAAACATTATGCGTACATTCTTTATGCAATAGAAATTTAGTTACACGTCAAGATAAGTTTGGCCCGGAGGTTACTCATATGATTGTGTCTGTGGACAAACATAATAATGTAAAAGATCATACCATTAAATTCATATCCGCTATTGCTGCTGGAATATGGGTGGTCAATATAAAATGGGTTCAAGAATGCTTATCACAAAATTGTATTGTGAACGAG GAACCTTTTGAAGTACTTGATATAACGGGAATACCAAGTCCAAGAATTTCTCGACTTACCCGTGTCGTCAACCCACTGCTCAAAGGATTCAAATTTTATATTCCACGTTCATTTGCTCAGACCAGTGCTGAAGACGTCAAG
- the LOC123312253 gene encoding interaptin isoform X1, whose protein sequence is MDINVESFSKNLLDKLEQLKCPICLDIVDKTRELPCKHVFCSNCLETYKKEKNAIVCPLCKKALSKRKILSRDAALDSLCSFVRALGEDIKVHHKTDLKTFFSRVPKGPILPNFTNRNESLDFIPQSSDEIMKPSTSKKDYVKKSCRKRNLNESKFSIETAPKPNKLDIKKSSLTEKKTKTKPKIGLSRKQNKAKIDDSAITLKPKHVHQNELPHKPSENKKILQWLHDTRNQFERFSQTQPHITEKDTQQDIDMPSVSQIYMNKRRLGKISKEVQKDQVKISKDQNITKRKAQSIGNSPQNKLKSIRRHSLECTSPVKMKQYENLHQLNSIENQLIIDIMEKEVLDVIDKEISGGKNKIPDFSSEQNIHIYNPKVTNTDEDKFLDQLENEMSERSSDIKKDSPVQKSLNRTETNQENKSKSSWKSIRKFRKTIGKKKVPKKLDISLLSTQKSNKKDVGTKINTSDPLVNIDKTVTVGKTVDFQKMEEYFSTAIPKMIEKNMVETSSQEIVNDKDMYQKDSEANQVGKDNDSDIYVYQTQPLSEEMVDPKTDKISYAARLTKQLETILQQLTKDEGIQMNELSSLYPSIESIFKIFDKLKDKKAHQSQISPESKKQRKFSEKHIQTDMLSLDGFTITPNAAFKSLIHEDVATQTNNFCLDCPHFSSGKKNSTPTPSSSLMMDIDSQRNVENGKNSKSKKPSQSMLNQEYSVSKSQLEIANLQKKSPSLNDINFEKQISVNESMNKGHNDSEIVVGKILELCNTQNNVSFIQPTIKKTPNRSQMSINHSSSRPKNNSNESRSNSRVGNDTSQGSGIMCSVPQSRVNRRLMFEKAMKERTELEQNLKRMRTVDSTSDSDEERPYKVKCNRFVQNDLSIEFDSESLHDNSQCSRYCDVEMEEAKAHEEHPGVEKKSVFHENSENIQPKTKHSYENTQADTLLNYCDELIEKANKHILEEDLLSEQKDFNLSQILSENDKKNISNHERLNQSVTERQVKTQQDIEKIKTQDLLKHYDELIEKASRQIETENDDRHTQKVRNTNIKSPITSKHTDCLEEEQNLETKIKLIKTQELLDDCNILIGNATEEIGRNEMSSSHKDSNTRSQNDDEFFCQNLDQLDNVLEKENIRAVLSRDKFSESLFGSCKENSIYQTSSVENKITESNNLLCTPKRKSSVKEHNIGRKKENAAKGNGENSDEEIFSDADVVDTTPQKSVSFIERLSCSQIVNQNFKISLHIQEDTENIPASINIVPPPPGFDDEIPIEEKVNSEPNIQNSERESESVIPNSISPQKFEVPSKRKPLVAANVNTVKFAVPQEMTTLSQQFMKVSPICKEKSKNLNVIEMVRQSKFSPLTIVPKTNTSVLTSTPKQKSILSYVKSKISQEESTSTSQKPKPCIAFTRLNNAETLCVHSLCNRNLVTRQDKFGPEVTHMIVSVDKHNNVKDHTIKFISAIAAGIWVVNIKWVQECLSQNCIVNEEPFEVLDITGIPSPRISRLTRVVNPLLKGFKFYIPRSFAQTSAEDVKNIIQLLQGVVVSSIEEFKDRGEYTCIIISELVDTEDYNQYEDWLSSYKILTVDINWLSLSVSRYKILSLRPHLLCSDDSIDELGYPSDLVVDVPTSLTQDVTYD, encoded by the exons ATGGATATTAATGTAGAaagtttttccaaaaatttattGGACAAATTAGAGCAATTAAAATGTCCAATTTG TCTTGATATTGTTGACAAAACTAGAGAGTTACCTTGTAAGCATGTATTTTGTTCTAACTGTTTGGAAACgtacaaaaaagaaaagaatgCTATTGTTTGTCCATTGTGCAAAAAAGCATTATCTAAAAGAAAGATATTAAGTCGTGATGCTGCTTTGGATTCGTTATGTAGCTTTGTTAGAGCGTTGGGTGAAGATATTAAAGTACATCACAAAACAGATC TAAAGACATTCTTCAGTAGAGTACCCAAAGGACCCATATTACCTAACTTTACTAACAGAAATGAATCACTTGATTTTATTCCTCAGTCttcagatgaaattatgaaGCCATCTACTTCAAAAAAAGATTATGTTAAGAAGTCATGCAGGAAAAGAAACTTGAATGAGTCTAAATTCAGCATTGAAACTG CCCCAAAACCTAATAAACTTGATATAAAGAAAAGCTCACTCACTGAAAAGAAGACAAAAACCAAACCCAAGATAGGGTTATCCCGCAAACAAAACAAAGCAAAAATAGATGATTCAGCTATTACTTTGAAGCCAAAACATGTTCATCAAAATGAGCTTCCACATAAAccttcagaaaataaaaaaatattacagtGGTTACATGATACAAGAAATCAATTTGAAAGATTCAGCCAGACTCAACCTCATATAACTGAGAAAGATACACAACAAGATATTGATATGCCATCAGTTTCTCAAATATATATGAATAAGAGGAGGTTAGGTAAAATATCAAAAGAAGTTCAAAAGGATCAAGTAAAGATAAGTAAGGACCAAAATATTACTAAACGAAAAGCACAATCTATAGGTAATTCAcctcaaaataaattgaaaagtataagaaGGCATTCATTAGAATGTACCTCTCCAgtaaaaatgaaacaatatgAGAATTTGCATCAATTAAATTCCATTGAAAATCAACTTATTATTGATATAATGGAGAAAGAGGTACTTGATGTTATTGATAAAGAAATATCTGGTGGTAAGAATAAAATCCCTGATTTTTCTAGTGAACAAAATATTCATATCTATAATCCAAAAGTAACGAATACAGATGAAGATAAATTTTTGGATCAATTGGAGAATGAAATGTCAGAAAGATCTAGTGATATTAAAAAAGACAGTCCTGTACAGAAAAGTCTTAATAGAACTGAGACCAATCaggaaaataaatcaaaatcaTCTTGGAAGAgcataagaaaattcagaaaaacaatTGGTAAAAAGAAGGTACCTAAAAAGTTGGATATAAGTCTTCtttcaacccaaaaatcaaataaaaaggATGTAGGAACTAAAATAAACACAAGTGATCCTCTTGTAAATATAGATAAAACCGTTACAGTTGGTAAAACAGTGGACTTTCAGAAAATGGAAGAATACTTCAGCACAGCAATTCctaaaatgattgaaaaaaacatGGTGGAAACCTCTAGTCAGGAAATTGTGAATGACAAAGATATGTATCAGAAAGATTCTGAAGCAAATCAAGTAGGAAAAGATAATGACTCTGACATATATGTTTATCAAACACAACCATTATCTGAAGAAATGGTTGATCCAAAAACTGATAAAATAAGTTATGCTGCTAGACTGACCAAACAGTTGGAAACAATTCTACAACAGTTAACCAAGGACGAaggaattcaaatgaatgaACTTTCTAGCCTCTACCCTTCTATTGAAAGTATTTTTAAGATATTTGACAAATTAAAGGATAAGAAAGCTCATCAATCACAAATATCACCTGAAAGTAAGAAGCAAAGAAAATTTTCTGAGAAACATATTCAAACAGATATGCTTTCATTAGATGGCTTCACAATAACTCCAAATGCAGCTTTCAAATCTTTAATTCATGAAGATGTTGCAACACAGACCAACAATTTCTGCCTTGACTGTCCCCACTTTTCTTCAGGGAAAAAAAACAGCACCCCTACACCTTCATCTTCACTAATGATGGATATTGACAGTCAAAGAAATGTCGAGAAtgggaaaaattcaaaatcaaaaaaacCAAGTCAATCAATGTTGAATCAAGAATATTCTGTGTCCAAATCACAATTGGAAATAGCTAACTTACAAAAGAAGTCTCCTTCATTGaatgatataaattttgaaaagcaAATTTCAGTCAATGAGAGCATGAATAAAGGACATAATGATAGTGAAATTGTGGTGGGTAAAATTTTAGAACTATGCAATACACAAAACAATGTTTCCTTCATCCAACCTACCATAAAGAAAACCCCTAATCGATCACAAATGAGCATAAATCATTCTTCATCAAGACCcaaaaataattctaatgaGAGTAGATCAAATTCCAGAGTGGGCAACGATACAAGTCAAGGGTCTGGTATTATGTGTAGTGTTCCTCAATCAAGAGTAAATCGCAGGCTTATGTTCGAGAAGGCAATGAAGGAAAGGACCGAACTGGAGCAAAATCTTAAGAGAATGAGAACAGTAGACTCAACATCAGATTCTGATGAAGAGAGGCCATATAAAGTTAAATGCAATCgatttgttcaaaatgatcTGAGTATTGAATTTGATTCTGAAAGTTTACATGATAATAGCCAGTGTTCGAGGTATTGTGATGTGGAAATGGAAGAGGCAAAG GCTCACGAAGAGCATCCTGGTGTTGAGAAGAAGTCAGTTTTCCATGAAAACAGTGAAAATATTCAACCAAAGACAAAACACTCATATGAAAATACCCAAGCTGATACTTTACTGAATTACTGCGATGAACTAATTGAAAAAGCTAACAAACATATCTTAGAAGAAGATCTGTTGTCCGAACAAAAGGATTTCAATTTATCACAAATATTATcagaaaatgataaaaaaaatatctcaAATCACGAAAGATTAAACCAATCTGTAACTGAAAGGCAGGTTAAAACCCAACAAGACATCGAAAAAATTAAGACTCAAGATCTTCTTAAACACTATGATGAGTTAATTGAAAAAGCTAGTAGACAAATAGAAACCGAAAATGATGATCGCCACACACAAAAAGTACGGAACACCAATATAAAAAGTCCAATAACTTCCAAACATACTGACTGTCTTGAGGAAGAGCAAAATCTTGaaacgaaaataaaattaataaaaaccCAAGAACTTCTGGATgattgtaatatattaattggaAATGCTACAGAGGAAATAGGAAGAAATGAAATGAGCTCCTCGCATAAGGACAGTAATACTCGATCTCAAAATGATGATGAATTTTTCTGTCAAAATTTGGATCAATTGGATAATGTTTTAGAGAAAGAAAATATACGAGCTGTGCTATCCAGAGATAAATTTTCAGAATCATTATTTGGATCTTGCAAAGAAAATTCAATCTATCAGACTTCATCCgtagaaaataaaataacagAATCAAACAATTTATTATGTACTCCAAAACGTAAAAGCTCAGTGAAAGAACACAACATTGGGAGAAAAAAGGAAAATGCCGCCAAAGGAAATGGGGAAAATTCCGATGAGGAAATATTTTCGGATGCAGACGTAGTAGACACTACTCCTCAGAAATCAGTTAGTTTCATAGAGAG GCTCAGTTGTTCCCAAATtgtgaaccaaaatttcaaaatttcattgcacATTCAAGAAGATACCGAAAATATTCCTGCGAGTATAAATATTGTGCCACCACCTCCCGGATTTGACGACGAAATCCCtatagaagaaaaagttaattCGGAACCCAATATACAAAACAGTGAAAGAGAATCTGAGAGTGTTATACCCAATTCAATATCTCCTCAAAAATTTGAAGTGCCATCAAAAAGAAAGCCATTAGTTGCAGCTAATGTAAACACTGTAAAGTTTGCTGTGCCCCAAGAGATGACGACTTTATCACAACAATTCATGAAGGTTTCTCCCatttgtaaagaaaaatccAAAAACCTCAACGTGATAGAAATGGTCAGACAGTCGAAATTTTCACCTTTAACAATTGTCCCCAAAACCAATACATCAGTGTTAACTAGTACACCGAAACAAAAAAGTATTTTGAGTTATGTAAAATCGAAAATATCACAAGAAGAAAG CACTTCAACATCACAAAAGCCTAAACCCTGCATTGCTTTCACTAGGCTGAATAACGCAGAAACATTATGCGTACATTCTTTATGCAATAGAAATTTAGTTACACGTCAAGATAAGTTTGGCCCGGAGGTTACTCATATGATTGTGTCTGTGGACAAACATAATAATGTAAAAGATCATACCATTAAATTCATATCCGCTATTGCTGCTGGAATATGGGTGGTCAATATAAAATGGGTTCAAGAATGCTTATCACAAAATTGTATTGTGAACGAG GAACCTTTTGAAGTACTTGATATAACGGGAATACCAAGTCCAAGAATTTCTCGACTTACCCGTGTCGTCAACCCACTGCTCAAAGGATTCAAATTTTATATTCCACGTTCATTTGCTCAGACCAGTGCTGAAGACGTCAAG